In Bacteroidota bacterium, the sequence TCATTTTCTGCGGAATTTTATTTAAATATTTAAAACAATTTCCGCAACTATATATCCTTTTTGCAGAATTTAATTAGAAATTAAGTCCACACGAATTTGTTTTAACTCTTTAATAGCATTAGGGGCTTCCTTCTTAAAGTATAGTTTACCGATGGTAAGAATATTTGCGTTTACTAATTGAGATAATTTATTTCTTATGTAACTTTCCAAATCTGATCTATTTATCATATGGTTTTCAACAAGAAGAGAAATTATTATATCACATATTGAATTTTCCCGGTAAGATACGTCTCGTCCAATTTGTAAGATTACTGTATTAATCTTTCTAATAAAAACATCACGTTTATCATCAGAGTTTTCTGAAGTGGGATCATCTCTATACTTATTTTCAGCAAGAAGTTTGAACAACTTATAGTTTTGATTTGATTTATACTTTGATAGTTTTGCAAATTCATCAAGATCTGCATCGGGATCTTCAAGAAGCTTAAAAAATGATAATTTATCTAGCTGGCTAATATCTCCAAATAAACTATCAACAGCCGTAGCTACTTTTCTGATATATTTTTCAAGACCACGAATATTCCACTCAGACCAATTCTTCTTCATGAGGAAATTAAAGTCATCCGGTTTGATTTCAAACGATAAATTGTCCAATTTAATATCCTCCTGTGATTTCATAATCCCAGGTTTATACTCTTTCATTGGTTCATTTTCTGTATTATCCTCTTTTTGAAGAATTGATAACTCTTTTACAAAAAAATGATGTGCTAATAGGGGAACATCGGACAATCGGTCTTTAATTGGAGGTAACTCTATGCTGACGCCACTTGCAATTCTGGCTGCAAAATCACTTCGCATTTTACCCAATTTAATTTGGTTAGATATATTCTTGTTAGTGGCACTTAACAACCTAAAATTGACTTTATAAATTTTAGGGCTTCCATCTCTTTGGACAGTTTTTTCCTGCAATACTCTAAGTAACTCTTCTTGAATTTCAGGATCAATGTCGCCAATTTCATCTAAAAAAAGAGTACCATTGTGTGCCAGCTCAATTTCTCCGGCTCTAGGTTCATAGGCACCTGCAAATGCACCCTTTACATGTCCCATTAACTTGTCCTTAAAAAGATCTCCTGTCATCTCTGCTGCATTTACTACTCTTAATTTTCCAGGTCTTTTCGAAAGCCGGTGGAACGCTTTGGCAATGCCTTCTTTTCCAGTTCCTGTTTCTCCGGTAATAATGACTTCTATTCCTTTACGGAATCGTACGATACGTTCGAATATATACAACATCTTCCTGTTTCGCGATAATATCCCATGATTTTTAAAAAAAGCTTTCATGAATTCTTTTTCATTTAGAGATAATAGATTTGTTTTTTTATTGTACGCTAGATCAGAATCATCTTTTAAGGTCGGATCGTCTTTTTGTATACTATTTTTTTCTAATAGTTTTTCCCTATTCACTTTCTCAATTATCGAGGTCTTGATTAATTTATCTATCTTCTCAAATTCCTCGAGACTAATATTACCTCTAATTGGATTTTCAGTAACAGCCAACTGCAATTTCTCAACATAGGCAAGATATGCAAGGACTCTAGGATCAATATTCTTTTTATGTTCATTATCATTGGTCATTTCATCTCTCCCCCCTTATTCAAAAGGTCAAGATCTTTCTTTAAGTGTTCTCCCACCGCAAGTAAATTTGAAATGTATTTCAGATATTTATCTTTTTTACTATTTTGTTCGATTTGCTGATGTTTTAGAACTAGTGCCATAGTAATCAAGGCAATTTCTTTAACTCCTTTCCCTTTGTAATTTCTATAACCTTTGTGTGATGAGTAAATACTATTCAGTGCTATAATTAGTGCCCCGCCAATTCCCAATAATGGAATTCCTAGAATACCAAGCAATGGTATACCACCAAACACCTTTGGTATATTTTTCGATTTTGAGTGAACTTTTAATAAGGTAGTTGTTGCAATCCCAAGTCCAACTGAACTGCCTGTAAATATAACCTTATCAAAATTCTCTTCGATGAGAGAACTTAGTTTTCCATCCTTATTAATTAAATATGAATTACCACTTTCAATTGATCCAGATTTGAATTCGTTATAAAATTCCTTCTTCTTACTATTTGGCAAACAGTCAATACTTTTACTGGTTTCATCTTTGTATTTAATATAAATTGTTCGGATTAATTCTTTATCACTATTGAATTTGGAATTTGCTTTGATCTCCATAACATTACTAAGAGTTTGTAGCATACTTCTTTCTAATATATTGAGTCCTTTATCTTGCCTGACTTTAGACAACTTAAAAAGTCGTTTAATAGCTCGTGATCGTTTATCAAAAATCTTATTTCCAATTTTATTGATTGTAAGATTATTATTTTGGATTAATAATACATCATCAAGAACAGTCCCTAATAATTCAGCCATGCTATTCCTTATTCTTTTTTTCAAACAAAGCAGTAAGTGGTAGGCTCATATCATCCCATACAAGCCATACATTATTTTTAA encodes:
- a CDS encoding sigma-54-dependent Fis family transcriptional regulator, coding for MTNDNEHKKNIDPRVLAYLAYVEKLQLAVTENPIRGNISLEEFEKIDKLIKTSIIEKVNREKLLEKNSIQKDDPTLKDDSDLAYNKKTNLLSLNEKEFMKAFFKNHGILSRNRKMLYIFERIVRFRKGIEVIITGETGTGKEGIAKAFHRLSKRPGKLRVVNAAEMTGDLFKDKLMGHVKGAFAGAYEPRAGEIELAHNGTLFLDEIGDIDPEIQEELLRVLQEKTVQRDGSPKIYKVNFRLLSATNKNISNQIKLGKMRSDFAARIASGVSIELPPIKDRLSDVPLLAHHFFVKELSILQKEDNTENEPMKEYKPGIMKSQEDIKLDNLSFEIKPDDFNFLMKKNWSEWNIRGLEKYIRKVATAVDSLFGDISQLDKLSFFKLLEDPDADLDEFAKLSKYKSNQNYKLFKLLAENKYRDDPTSENSDDKRDVFIRKINTVILQIGRDVSYRENSICDIIISLLVENHMINRSDLESYIRNKLSQLVNANILTIGKLYFKKEAPNAIKELKQIRVDLISN